The genomic region ATTAACATGTTGTTGTTAATTGCAATTATGCTTGATCCACGTTACAAGTTAGATTTTGTAAATTGGATTTTGGATGagtcctttggtgttaaaaaggGAGGAGAACTCAAGTCAAAATTATCTATTTACTTGAATTTCCTTTATAATCACTACCAAGGCAAAGAGGACGAGTCTCAAAGTAATCAAGATGAAATGATtaatgaagaggatgaagatgatatCCTGGATATTTATTTGCAATCAACTGGCGTGATTCAGATGCTAAATCTGAACTTGACAGATATCTGAAAGAAGATTGTGAGCCTAGAAATAAGTCAATAGAGTTTGATATTTTGGGTTGATGGAAGGAAAATTCAACCCGATTCCCTATTCTTGCACGTATGGCTCGAGAAGTTTTAGCCATACTAGTTTCTACGGTTGCTTTTGAGAGTGTGTACACTACAGGAGGAAGGATTATTGACCCTTGTCGGAGCTCCTTGACACCATATATGGTGGAAGCTCTTGTATACACTCAAGATTGGGTAATAGATGAACCTTTTGGACTACTTGAAAATTTTAAAGAGATTGAAAAAGCCGAACAAGATAATATACCTTTTTTTATGCTTGTTTGTTACTAATTGTTAGTTTTCTATAATTAATGAGATATTTTTTAATGTAGGGAGATATTTTGCAACAAATGTTGGCATGTTTGTTTCTTTATAAAATGATTAAAATATTGTAATGGGCCAAAATTGTGTTGGATTAGAATTAGTTTATTTTAACTTCATTTAGGTTAGTGCTATATCAATCATGTTTTGAATGTTGTCATTGAACAAAAAGTAAGACAATGCTTTAGTTTATTAGTATGTGCATATTTTATGATTCTTGCAACTTTtgatttagagagagagagagagagagaggatgtaAAAACTAGTTTTAGCCTATAAATCAATTTAAACTGGATTTttcaattaaaactggttttatttttatgaactggtttaaactggtaCACTGTATTAGAAACCAATCTCTTATGTGACAAagcagtttggttcagtttctaaaccatttaaaatggtttagtgcagttttAGTTCAGGTTATGGAAAAACtgaaccatgcacacccctagctCCGGGATATAGTACCTGTAGTGCCTACCATACTTTTCAAACAAAATCCTCATTAATCATAAATGCGCAAGTAGGACAAACCTCTGTCTTTACCAATCCAGCCATTCAGGCCATAAACAGTCAACATCAATATCTTTTAGCAATATCATATGTAAGTTACTAAACTCATTAACCCCTAATTCATTGTTAATTTATCAAGCTTAGGCTCATTAATCCAAATCTCTTGTCAATTATAAATTCCATTACCTCGTTAATGGGATAACACCACCGTCCTCATCGTAGGTGGCACAAACCACCATCCCCCGCAACTATGTCATCTGGTTTAACAAAGCATTTATCTAGaaataattcaatttaattcattgGACTTAGTCATGCTCTATCCAAAGCTTAAAAACAAGTTATTAGACTTAATTTAGGGATTACATGTGTTTACAAGCTTGTCAAGAAGGCTAAACAGTCAAAAATAgagttttttttaaagaaaacagGGTGTGTGCCCACGAACATAACTGTGCCTAAGCACAGATCTAACTGTCATTCCTGACGGGTGCGTACGCACCACACTGTATGTAGGCACAGGCTTGTAAACTCATTCTGATGGGTgcgtggtacgcggaatcgtgattacactttaattatgtaaagttcattgatctttctttccctggaaatggcgccaaaaacatgatgccaaaatcACGGTTCACAACCCCGTGTAActgaccagtaagtgcactgggtcgtccaagtaataccttacgtgagtaagggtcgaatcccacggagattgttggtatgaagcaagctatggtcaccttgcaaatctcagttaggcagatataaattgataatggtgttatcgaataataattaatagaatatggatagaaatacttatgtaattcattggtgagaatttcagataagtgaatggagatgctttcgttcctctgaacctctgctttcctgctatcttcatccaatcagtcttactcctttccatggctggctttatgtgatacatcaccactgtcaatggctactttcggtcatctctcgggaaaatgatccaatgccctgtcacggcacggctaatcgtctggaggcattacccttgtcaatggcttcatcttatcctctcagtgaaaatggtcaacgcaccctgtcacggtacggcgattcatctgtcggttctcgatcatgctagaataggatttactatccttttgcgtctgtcactaacgccccgcaatcgcgagtttggagctcgtcacagtcattcattcattgaatcctactcggaataccacagacaaagtttagactttccggattctcttgaatgccgccatcattctagcttacgccacgaagattctgattaagagatctaagagatattcattcagtcgaaggtagaacggaagtggttgtcaggcacgcattcatagggaatgatgatgattgtcacgttcatctcattcagattgaagtacgaatgaatatcttagaagcgaagtaagatgaattgaatagaaaacagtagtactttgcattaatctttgaggaacatcagatctccacaccttaatctatggagtgtagaaactctaccgttaaaaatacataagtgaaaggtctaggcatggccgaatggccagcccctctgatctaagaaccaggcgtccaaagattctCAAGATtcaaagatggttcaaaagatgtctaatacaatagtaaaaggtcctatttataataaactagctactagggtttacatgagtaagtaattgatgcataaatccacttccggggcccacttggtgtgtgcttgggctgatcttgagtgttgcatgtgtagaggtccttcttggagttgaacgccagcatttgtgccagtttgggcgttcaactctggttttggatccttttctggcgctggacgccagatttaggtagaaagctagcgttaaacgccagtttacgtcgcctattcttggccaaagtatggactattatatatttctggaaagccctggatgtctactctccaacgcaattggaagcgtgccatttcgagttctgtagctccagaaaatccactttgagtgcagggaggtaataatccaacagcatcagcagtccttcttcaacctctgaatctgatttttgctcaagtccctcaatttcagccagaaaatacctgaaatcacagaaaaacacacaaactcatagtaaagtccagaaatgtgaatttaacataaaaactaatgaaaacatccctaaaagtaactagatcctactaaaaacatactaaaaacaatgtcaaaaagcgtataaattatccgctcatcacaacaccaaacttaaattgttgcttgtccccaagcaactgaaaatcaaataggataaaNNNNNNNNNNNNNNNNNNNNNNNNNNNNNNNNNNNNNNNNNNNNNNNNNNNNNNNNNNNNNNNNNNNNNNNNNNNNNNNNNNNNNNNNNNNNNNNNNNNNNNNNNNNNNNNNNNNNNNNNNNNNNNNNNNNNNNNNNNNNNNNNNNNNNNNNNNNNNNNNNNNNNNNNNNNNNNNNNNNNNNNNNNNNNNNNNNNNNNNNNNNNNNNNNNNNNNNNNNNNNNNNNNNNNNNNNNNNNNNNNNNNNNNNNNNNNNNNNNNNNNNNNNNNNNNNNNNNNNNNNNNNNNNNNNNNNNNNNNNNNNNNNNNNNNNNNNNNNNNNNNNNNNNNNNNNNNNNNNNNNNNNNNNNNNNNNNNNNNNNNNNNNNNNNNNNNNNNNNNNNNNNNNNNNNNNNNNNNNNNNNNNNNNNNNNNNNNNNNNNNNNNNNNNNNNNNNNNNNNNNNNNNNNNNNNNNNNNNNNNNNNNNNNNNNNNNNNNNNNNNNNNNNNNNNNNNNNNNNNNNNNNNNNNNNNNNNNNNNNNNNNNNNNNNNNNNNNNNNNNNNNNNNNNNNNNNNNNNNNNNNNNNNNNNNNNNNNNNNNNNNNNNNNNNNNNNNNNNNNNNNNNNNNNNNNNNNNNNNNNNNNNNNNNNNNNNNNNNNNNNNNNNNNNNNNNNNNNNNNNNNNNNNNNNNNNNNNNNNNNNNNNNNNNNNNNNNNNNNNNNNNNNNNNNNNNNNNNNNNNNNNNNNNNNNNNNNNNNNNNNNNNNNNNNNNNNNNNNNNNNNNNNNNNNNNNNNNNNNNNNNNNNNNNNNNNNNNNNNNNNNNNNNNNNNNNNNNNNNNNNNNNNNNNNNNNNNNNNNNNNNNNNNNNNNNNNNNNNNNNNNNNNNNNNNNNNNNNNNNNNNNNNNNNNNNNNNNNNNNNNNNNNNNNNNNNNNNNNNNNNNNNNNNNNNNNNNNNNNNNNNNNNNNNNNNNNNNNNNNNNNNNNNNNNNNNNNNNNNNNNNNNNNNNNNNNNNNNNNNNNNNNNNNNNNNNNNNNNNNNNNNNNNNNNNNNNNNNNNNNNNNNNNNNNNNNNNNNNNNNNNNNNNNNNNNNNNNNNNNNNNNNNNNNNNNNNNNNNNNNNNNNNNNNNNNNNNNNNNNNNNNNNNNNNNNNNNNNNNNNNNNNNNNNNNNNNNNNNNNNNNNNNNNNNNNNNNNNNNNNNNNNNNNNNNNNNNNNNNNNNNNNNNNNNNNNNNNNNNNNNNNNNNNNNNNNNNNNNNNNNNNNNNNNNNNNNNNcaagaatcatttttatgatttttcaaattatcaaataacatgtctcctagtcatcattctttcaagagccaacatatttaatattcttaaacaacaacttcaaaagacatatgcatNNNNNNNNNNNNNNNNNNNNNNNNNNNNNNNNNNNNNNNNNNNNNNNNNNNNNNNNNNNNNNNNNNNNNNNNNNNNNNNNNNNNNNNNNNNNNNNNNNNNNNNNNNNNNNNNNNNNNNNNNNNNNNNNNNNNNNNNNNNNNNNNNNNNNNNNNNNNNNNNNNNNNNNNNNNNNNNNNNNNNNNNNNNNNNNNNNNNNNNNNNNNNNNNNNNNNNNNNNNNNNNNNNNNNNNNNNNNNNNNNNNNNNNNNNNNNNNNNNNNNNNNNNNNNNNNNNNNNNNNNNNNNNNNNNNNNNNNNNNNNNNNNNNNNNNNNNNNNNNNNNNNNNNNNNNNNNNNNNNNNNNNNNNNNNNNNNNNNNNNNNNNNNNNNNNNNNNNNNNNNNNNNNNNNNNNNNNNNNNNNNNNNNNNNNNNNNNNNNNtaattaagctaagttcaaggataaatttgaaactcatgtacttcttgttcttttgaattaaaacatttttcatttaagagaggtgatggattcataggacatttataactttaagacaaagttactaactactaatgatcatgtaatgaagacacaaacacagataagcacataacatagaaaacgaaaaacaaaagaaataagaacaaggaatgaatccaccttagtgatggtggcgtttccttcttgaggaaccaatgatgtccttgagctcttctatgtctcttccttgtctttgttgctcctccttcattgcttttagatcttctctgatttcatgaaggatgatggagtgctcttgatgttccacccttagttgcttccaataattttgtggaagaaaatgtatcccctgaggtaacTCAatgatctcttgatttgcagtcaaatgttctaccactgagctatagacccttgatggaagcttttgtcttccctttcctctttctagaggtttctctggccttaggtgccatcaatggttatggaaaaaaaacaaaaaagctatgcttttaccacaccaaacttagttgatgcataaattcacttccagggcccacttggtgtgtgcttgggctgagctttaactttccacgtgcagaggccatttgtggagttgaacgctaggttttgatccatttctggcgttcaactctggttttggatccttttctggcgctggacgccagaattgggcagagagctggcgttgaacgccagtttgcgtcgtctattcttagccaaagtatggactattatatattgccagaaagcctggatgtctactttccaatgcaattaaaagcgctccatttcgagttctgtagctccagaaaatccactttgagtgcagggaggtcagaatccaacagcatcagcagtccttcttcaacctctgaatctgatttctgcacaagtccctcaatttcagccagaaaatacctgaaatcatagaaaaacacacaaactcatagtaaagtctagaaatgtgaatttaacataaaaactaatgaaaatatccctaaaagtaactagatcctactaaaaacatactaaaaacaatgtcaaaaagcgtataaattatccgctcatcacaacaccaaacttaaattgttgcttgtccccaagcaactgaaaatcaaataggataaaaagaagaaaatatactataaattccaaactatcaatgaaacatagctccaatcaaatgagcgggacttgtagctttttgcctcttgaatagttttggcatcttactttatccattgaagttcagaatgattggcttctataggaactcagagttcagatagtgttattgactctcctagttcagtatgatgattcttgaacacagcttctttatgagtcttggccgtagccctaagcactttgttttccagtattaccaccggatacataaatgccacagacacataattgggtgaaccttttcagattgtgactcagctttgctaaagtccccaattagaggtgtccagggttcttaagcacactctttttttgctttggaccttgactttaaccgctcagtctcaagttttcacttgacaccttcacgccacaagcacatggttagggacagcttggtttagccgcttagaccatgattttattcctttagaccctcctatccactgatgctcaaagccttgggatcctttttatttacccttgccttttggttttaagggttattggctttttgctcttgcctcttggttttaagagcttttggctttttctgcttgctttttctttttctttctatattttttttttcgcctaaaatttttttttctttttttttctgcaagctttgttctttgctgctttttcttgcttcaagaatcatttttatgatttttcagattatcaaataacatgtctcctagtcatcattctttcaagagccaacatatttaacattcttaaacaacaacttcaaaagacatatgcactgttcaagcatacattcagaaaacaagaagcattgtcaccacatcaatataattaaactaagttcaaggataaattcgaaactcatgtacttcttgttcttttgaattaaaacatttttcatttaagagaggtgatggattcataggacattcattaCTTtcactcataagaaacaacttgattttaaaaatttttgaaaaagtcaactcaaattttcgaatttgatgagagaaaaaggaaaagatatttttttgttttttgaatttttatgatgagagaggaaaacaggaaaaatgatgcaatgcatgaaagttatggatcaaaacaatgaatgcatgcaagaatgctatgaatgtcaagatgaacaccaagaacactttgaatgtcaagatgaacatcatagacacaattttgaaaaatttttaatgcaacgaaaacatgcaagacaccaaacttagaattctttaatgcttacgtactaagaattcaagaatgcatatgaaaaacaccatacaacacaaaacaaaaaatcatcaagatcaaacaagaagacttaccaagaacaacttgaagatcatgaagaacactatgaatgcatgaaattttcgaaaaatgcaagatgcacatgcaaatgacaccaaacttatgacatgactcatgactcaaacaagaaacacaaaaaatatttttgatttttatgattttctatttttttttggatttttttgaaaattatatgaaaaagaaaaaataaggattccaaaatttttaacatgaattccaggaatcttgcattcttagtctaaagcttcagtccaggaattagacatggctcactagccagccaagctttcaatgaaagctccggtccaaaacactagacatggccaatggccagccaagcttcagcaggtgaatcaggaacagcagcaggtggattagcagcaactagcttgctcttgataacaaattgctgcctcagtccaaataaatttagacatggctttacagccagccaggcttcacatgcttcatgaaacactagaattcattcttaaaaaatttgaataaaatttttgaaaacatttttatattattatttttctcgaaaacaaaggaaaaaattttgaaatatttttgaaaaattttttgaaaagaaaacaaaaagaaaattacctaatctgagcaacaagatgaaccgtcagttgtccaaactcgaacaatccccggcaacggcgccaaaaacttggtacgcggaatcgtgattacactttaattatgtaaagttcattgctctttctttccctggaaatggcgccaaaaacatgatgccaaaaccatggttcacaaccccgtgtaactgaccagcaagtgcactgggtcgtccaagtaataccttacgtgagtaagggtcgaatcccacggaccagacatggccgagatggccagcccccaaaacgtgatcaatagatcaaaagataatccaaagatgtctaatacaatagtaaaaggtcctatttataataaactagtcactagggtttacatgagtaagtaattgatgcataaattcacttccagggcccacttggtgtgtgcttgggctgagctttaactttccacgtgcagaggccatttgtggagctgaacaccaggttttgatccatttctggcgttcaactctggttttggatccttttctggcgctggacgccagaattgggcagagagctggcgttgaacgccagtttgcatcgtctattcttggccaaagtatggactattatatattgctggaaatccctggatgtctactttccaatacaattggaagcgcaccatttcgagttctgtagctccagaaaatccactttgagttcagggaggtcagaatccaacaacatcagcagtccttcttcaacctctgaatctgatttctgctcaagtccctcaatttcagccagaaaatacctgaaatcacagaaaaacacacaaactcgtagtaaagtccagaaatgtgaatttaacataaaaactaatgaaaacatccctaaaagtaactagatcctactaaaaacatactaaaaacaatgccaaaaagcgtataaattatccgctcatcagtgcgcACGCACAAGCTTGTGCCTAGGCACACCaacaaaattttctggttttCCGCATAATCTCATATTTCATATTTTTATACTAGTTTTTAATCATTCATAAATTTCTCTATGAAATtcaattttctttccttcttaaaCCTTTTTAAAACTCTCATCACTATCTTTAATTTAAGATAATTTCATCAAATTCCTAACTCTGAGCGCCAAGTTATGACCCATCAAAGTTAGTTAAAAACCCATTTTTACCAAAATCTCCAAAATgacattttcatacaaaacctcCAATTCGCTCCATTCCACAAACGAGGGATTCAAGACGAACGCGTAGCCACAATCAAGTCGTTGATCGGAGCTCCATATTAAGAGATATATGGATTTTAGTGTGGTAATGAATAGTGAACAAaagttttcttcttttcctctcttCTCTATCCATGGCTCTCTTAATAAAGGGGGAAAATGAGTGCTGAAATGCCCTAAATGAAGGGCTTAAAAGCCTTGGACTTGATCCCAACATGAGCCTATTTGCAATTTTGATCCCGTTGGCCCTTTCTTAGGCCAAAACCTTTTAAAATAAGTGCTTGGATTttcattctaaatatttttcttgtctttcataaaataaagttcaaaatctCAAATAactcatattttaaattttaaaaaatctgaGGTCTTACATCCTGTCCCACTTATAAAAAATTTGTCCtcgaaaattaacataatatacaaaatattatatatcTTAAATtcgataaaaacaaaaaaaaaaaagatggtgTCTTAGGCCGAAACAGGTTCAAGCTAAATAAGAGAAGTACAGAGTTCACAAATGATGACAACTATGGTCCACGAAGGAAGCGAATGCAAGACATGAAGCAAAAGAACCAATCACTTTTCAAGAAAAGACAGTGAAACAAGAATCTCAAGACAAAGAATAGAGGAATAAACGATTCGTAAGATCGCGTGGCACGATCCAGGCGCATTCATCAATTCAAACCATTCGAAGAAGAACACCTAACATTTCTAAGCCCTGTGATTTACATAACCTATTACTCATATATTGTCTATGATAATCCATTAATGTTtccaaatacacaaatcaataGTATTAGGTTAGCCAAATCGAATACCATAAAATATGCACGGTAGACTAACAGAGTTAAATCAGTAAACAGTCAcgtgcataaagctctaactcTCATCATCTGAACAAGACCTACAACATGACAGACACTcaaagtatgcaattgaagcatagtcaatGCATTCTTAAGGCTCTATAAGAAAGACTACTttaataccataatgtaacatcctTACTACCAGAATGTCATGTAACATCCTTACTATCAGAATATCACGCTTCTGGCTGCGTCACTCTAATGGCAAGGATATTACGATGACTTCTATATACTTAATCATAGAATAGG from Arachis ipaensis cultivar K30076 chromosome B02, Araip1.1, whole genome shotgun sequence harbors:
- the LOC107627392 gene encoding uncharacterized protein LOC107627392 codes for the protein MASKMQRKYDKYWGTPNVINMLLLIAIMLDPRYKLDFVNWILDESFGVKKGGELKSKLSIYLNFLYNHYQGKEDESQSNQDEMINEEDEDDILDIYLQSTGVIQMLNLNLTDI